In Mycolicibacterium mucogenicum DSM 44124, the following are encoded in one genomic region:
- a CDS encoding FAD-binding oxidoreductase — MHADALNRLADVLPDGALITDPDIIERYRRDSAADPNAGTPLAVVRPSGTADVQQVLRWAAEHRIAVVPRGAGSGLSGGADAVDGCVVLSTERMRDVRIDPATRTAVVQPGLTNTEVKRAAAEHGLWYPPDPSSIDISSIGGNAATNAGGLCCVKYGVTGDYVLGMEVVLADGTALRLGGPLLKDVAGLSLTKLFIGSEGILGVITELTLRLIPAQPPASTVVALFDSVEDAANAVVAITGEIQPAMLEFMDHASINAAEDHMRMGLDRSARAMLLMQSDAPGAAAEEVATIVRNCEKCGATEVFATDDPAEGAAFTAARRGMFGAVEKLGSLLLEDVGVPIPQLPALVTGVEDIADTCDVQIYMVAHAGDGNTHPIIVYDPADPDATDRAQRAFARIMELAIGLGGTITGEHGVGRLKRDWLPTQLGDDAMALTRRIKDALDPHGILNPGAVLR; from the coding sequence ATGCACGCCGACGCGCTGAACCGTCTTGCCGATGTGCTGCCCGACGGCGCGCTGATCACCGATCCCGACATCATCGAGCGCTACCGCCGCGATTCGGCGGCCGACCCGAACGCCGGCACCCCGCTCGCCGTGGTGCGTCCCTCCGGTACCGCGGACGTGCAGCAGGTGTTGCGGTGGGCCGCCGAACATCGCATCGCCGTGGTACCGCGCGGCGCCGGATCGGGCCTGTCCGGCGGGGCCGACGCCGTCGACGGCTGCGTGGTGCTCAGCACCGAACGGATGCGGGACGTCCGGATCGATCCGGCCACCCGGACTGCGGTGGTGCAGCCGGGCCTGACCAACACCGAGGTCAAGCGCGCGGCTGCCGAACACGGTCTGTGGTACCCGCCGGACCCGTCGTCCATCGACATCTCGTCGATCGGCGGCAATGCCGCGACCAACGCGGGCGGCCTGTGCTGCGTGAAGTACGGCGTCACCGGTGATTATGTGCTCGGCATGGAGGTCGTGCTGGCCGACGGCACGGCGTTGCGGCTGGGTGGTCCGTTACTGAAAGACGTTGCGGGACTGTCGTTGACGAAACTGTTCATCGGCTCCGAGGGCATTCTGGGGGTCATCACCGAGCTCACGCTGCGGTTGATCCCGGCACAGCCGCCCGCGTCGACCGTGGTGGCCCTGTTCGACTCCGTCGAGGATGCCGCCAACGCGGTGGTCGCCATCACCGGCGAAATCCAGCCGGCGATGCTGGAATTCATGGACCACGCGAGCATCAACGCCGCCGAGGACCACATGCGGATGGGCCTGGACCGGTCGGCCCGGGCGATGTTGTTGATGCAGTCCGACGCGCCGGGGGCCGCGGCGGAAGAAGTGGCGACGATCGTGCGCAACTGCGAGAAGTGCGGTGCCACCGAAGTTTTCGCCACCGATGATCCGGCCGAGGGCGCCGCGTTCACCGCCGCCCGCCGCGGCATGTTCGGCGCGGTCGAGAAGCTCGGCAGCTTGCTGCTCGAGGACGTGGGCGTCCCGATACCGCAGCTGCCCGCGTTGGTCACCGGGGTCGAGGACATCGCCGATACCTGCGACGTGCAGATCTACATGGTGGCGCACGCCGGCGACGGCAACACCCACCCGATCATCGTGTACGACCCCGCCGACCCCGACGCCACCGACCGCGCCCAGCGCGCCTTCGCCCGCATCATGGAGCTGGCCATCGGGCTCGGCGGCACCATCACCGGCGAGCACGGCGTGGGGCGGCTCAAACGGGACTGGCTACCCACTCAGCTGGGCGACGACGCCATGGCGCTGACCCGGCGCATCAAAGACGCTCTGGATCCGCACGGCATCCTCAACCCCGGTGCGGTGCTGCGCTAG
- a CDS encoding three-helix bundle dimerization domain-containing protein, which yields MSEAPTSLAEQTFRDLLTAAITRGDRPPPTTILGPTCWIALDALAREHPDATPERVVSAYDAFAIEHQGTDRTEIDDETEVDLTTARAAEYAAIDALVAQLTITYPNIDPRTVTAVVRRIHADFHDHAVRDFIPLFVEQAAHRKLA from the coding sequence ATGTCCGAAGCACCCACGAGCCTCGCCGAGCAGACCTTCCGGGATCTGCTCACCGCGGCCATCACGCGGGGAGACCGGCCGCCACCTACCACGATTCTGGGCCCGACCTGCTGGATTGCGCTCGACGCACTGGCCCGCGAGCACCCGGACGCCACGCCCGAACGCGTCGTCTCCGCATACGACGCGTTCGCGATCGAGCACCAGGGCACCGACCGAACCGAGATCGACGACGAGACCGAGGTCGATCTCACGACCGCGCGGGCCGCCGAATACGCCGCCATCGACGCGCTGGTGGCGCAACTGACCATCACCTACCCGAACATCGACCCTCGGACCGTGACGGCCGTCGTACGCCGTATTCACGCCGATTTCCACGATCACGCGGTGCGGGACTTCATCCCACTCTTCGTCGAGCAGGCCGCGCACCGGAAACTCGCCTAG
- a CDS encoding acyl-CoA dehydrogenase family protein, translating into MSTHLTDEEALLVETVRAFIDRDVKPTVRDVEHANTYPEAWIEQMKQIGIYGLAIPEEYGGSPVSMPCYVEVTQELSRGWMSLAGAMGGHTVVAKLIGLFGTEEQKQTYLPRLATGELRATMALTEPGGGSDLQNMSTTARRDSTDLVINGSKTWISNARRSGLIALLCKTDPTAEPRHKGISVVLVEHGPGLTVSRDLPKLGYKGVESCELTFDGYRTPASSILGGEPGKGFGQMMKGLETGRIQVASRALGVATAALEDALKYAQERESFGRPIWQHQSVGNYLADMATKLTAARQLTRYAAERYDSGERCDMEAGMAKLFASEIAMEIALNAVRIHGGYGYSTEYDVERYFRDAPLMIVGEGTNEIQRNVIAAQLVARGGL; encoded by the coding sequence GTGTCCACTCATCTGACCGACGAAGAGGCCCTGCTCGTCGAGACCGTGCGCGCCTTCATCGACCGTGACGTCAAGCCCACGGTGCGCGACGTCGAACACGCCAACACGTACCCGGAGGCGTGGATCGAGCAGATGAAGCAGATCGGCATCTACGGGCTGGCCATCCCCGAGGAGTACGGCGGTTCGCCGGTGTCGATGCCCTGTTATGTCGAAGTGACGCAGGAACTCTCGCGCGGCTGGATGAGCCTCGCCGGCGCCATGGGCGGTCACACCGTGGTGGCCAAGCTGATCGGTCTGTTCGGCACCGAGGAGCAGAAGCAGACGTATCTGCCGCGCCTGGCCACCGGCGAACTGCGCGCGACCATGGCGCTCACCGAACCGGGCGGTGGCTCGGACCTGCAGAACATGTCGACCACTGCCCGCCGGGACAGCACCGACCTGGTGATCAACGGGTCCAAGACGTGGATCAGCAACGCGCGCCGCTCGGGGCTGATCGCGCTGCTGTGCAAGACCGATCCCACCGCCGAGCCACGGCACAAAGGCATTTCGGTCGTACTCGTCGAGCACGGCCCAGGGCTGACAGTCTCACGCGATCTGCCCAAGCTGGGCTACAAGGGCGTCGAATCTTGCGAGCTGACGTTCGACGGCTACCGCACGCCCGCGTCGTCGATCCTCGGTGGCGAGCCCGGCAAGGGTTTCGGCCAGATGATGAAAGGCCTTGAGACAGGCCGGATTCAGGTCGCCTCACGCGCGCTCGGCGTCGCCACCGCGGCGTTGGAGGACGCACTCAAGTACGCCCAGGAACGTGAGAGCTTCGGCCGGCCGATCTGGCAACACCAGTCGGTCGGCAACTACCTCGCGGACATGGCCACCAAACTCACCGCGGCGCGCCAGCTGACGCGGTATGCCGCCGAACGCTACGACAGTGGCGAGCGCTGCGACATGGAAGCCGGCATGGCCAAGCTGTTCGCGTCCGAAATCGCCATGGAGATCGCGCTCAACGCGGTCCGAATCCACGGTGGCTACGGCTATTCCACCGAATACGACGTCGAACGCTACTTCCGCGACGCCCCACTGATGATCGTCGGCGAAGGCACCAACGAAATCCAGCGCAACGTCATCGCCGCGCAATTGGTCGCCCGCGGTGGGCTGTGA
- a CDS encoding ClC family H(+)/Cl(-) exchange transporter, which translates to MDKGRAGNVIGFVLAAAVVGALTGLAAGSFRVLLDYATQWRAALSHWSHGSWWGPVVVVAICAVCTALAASLVRRVEPFAEGSGIPRVEAVVAGRAEPGRFRILPVKYVGGLLALGSGLALGREGPSVQMGGSIAIIVASATRRPQADLRILAAAGAAAGLATAFNAPIAGGVFVLEELVKRFDPRTTVATLVASASGFMAAYPFVRSGSEFQVPALADPQLADSGWVLAVGVLTGVLGVLYNKAIMFGLRAADTSRRPVEVRAALIGAAVGVLVWYSPNLAGGGDHLTQEALLGHGAIGAVTAVLVLRFVLGVVSYAAGTPGGLFAPMLVLGADVGLIVGLIATHVAPQSAPAPAALALIGMAAFFTATVQAPVTGLILATELTGSTNQLPPMLGACATALLVAIALGSRPIYDLLTDRAAAAAAKT; encoded by the coding sequence ATGGATAAGGGACGCGCCGGCAACGTCATCGGGTTCGTCCTCGCCGCGGCCGTAGTCGGCGCACTGACCGGTCTGGCGGCAGGCAGCTTCCGGGTACTGCTCGATTACGCGACGCAGTGGCGCGCCGCGCTGTCGCACTGGTCCCACGGAAGTTGGTGGGGCCCTGTCGTCGTCGTGGCCATCTGCGCCGTCTGCACCGCGCTGGCCGCATCGCTGGTCCGCCGCGTCGAACCGTTCGCCGAGGGCAGCGGTATCCCGCGCGTCGAGGCGGTCGTCGCCGGCCGCGCCGAGCCGGGCCGGTTCAGAATCCTGCCGGTCAAGTACGTCGGTGGACTGCTGGCCCTCGGCTCCGGCCTCGCCCTAGGCCGTGAAGGGCCGTCGGTGCAGATGGGCGGGTCGATCGCCATCATCGTCGCCTCGGCGACACGGCGCCCGCAAGCTGATCTGCGCATCCTCGCCGCCGCCGGCGCGGCCGCCGGCCTGGCCACCGCATTCAACGCGCCGATCGCCGGCGGGGTGTTCGTCCTGGAGGAGCTCGTCAAGCGCTTCGACCCGCGCACCACCGTCGCCACGCTGGTCGCCTCCGCGTCCGGGTTCATGGCGGCCTATCCGTTCGTCCGCTCCGGCAGTGAATTCCAGGTGCCGGCGCTGGCCGATCCGCAGCTGGCCGACTCCGGGTGGGTACTGGCCGTCGGCGTGCTCACCGGTGTGCTGGGCGTGCTCTACAACAAGGCCATCATGTTCGGCCTGCGCGCCGCCGACACCAGCCGCCGGCCCGTCGAGGTCCGCGCCGCACTCATCGGCGCCGCCGTCGGGGTGCTGGTGTGGTACTCCCCCAACCTCGCGGGCGGCGGCGACCACCTCACCCAGGAGGCGCTGCTAGGTCACGGTGCCATCGGCGCCGTCACCGCGGTGCTGGTGCTGCGGTTCGTCCTGGGTGTGGTGTCGTATGCCGCGGGCACGCCCGGCGGTCTGTTCGCGCCGATGCTCGTCCTCGGCGCCGACGTCGGGTTGATCGTCGGCCTGATCGCGACCCACGTCGCGCCGCAGTCGGCACCCGCCCCGGCCGCACTCGCCCTCATCGGCATGGCGGCGTTCTTCACCGCCACGGTCCAGGCGCCGGTGACGGGCCTCATCCTCGCCACCGAACTCACCGGCAGCACGAATCAGCTGCCACCCATGCTCGGTGCGTGCGCGACGGCGCTGCTGGTCGCCATCGCGCTCGGCTCGCGACCCATCTACGACCTGCTCACCGACCGCGCGGCCGCCGCGGCCGCGAAAACGTAG
- a CDS encoding NAD-dependent epimerase/dehydratase family protein, producing MKVLVTGGTGFVGAHIVAALIRDGHDVRMLVRRAEQVPISLEPLGVSVHDIVVGDVLDPEAVAAGLDGVDAVVHAAAVFSLDARRAAEITRTNLRATELVVGGAVERGLDPIVHISSTVALTCRDGGGPDLPLGDVDRPYARSKRESEEQVRALQSTGAPVVSVYPGGVLGPHDPYLGTQVELFTWIVKGWLPVWPTGGAHYVDVRDAADVVAACMVLGKGPRRYVVPGHHLTGDLMHGTLHKITGRWLPFVTTPSFVAKPFSRFVELLNKALPGSVHLPADVETVELAERDTRFDTSPTTADLGIVARPFEETARDTLLWLIEIGALASRYAGNLR from the coding sequence ATGAAGGTTCTGGTGACCGGGGGGACGGGCTTTGTCGGTGCGCATATCGTGGCCGCGCTGATCCGTGACGGACACGATGTGCGGATGCTGGTTCGCCGGGCGGAGCAAGTGCCGATATCGCTTGAACCACTGGGTGTTTCGGTGCACGACATCGTCGTCGGTGATGTGCTGGACCCCGAGGCGGTGGCCGCCGGACTCGACGGTGTGGACGCCGTCGTGCACGCGGCCGCCGTGTTCAGCCTCGACGCGCGCCGGGCCGCCGAGATCACCCGGACCAACCTGCGCGCAACGGAATTGGTCGTGGGTGGTGCGGTGGAACGCGGTCTCGACCCCATCGTGCACATCTCGTCGACGGTGGCCCTCACGTGTCGCGACGGCGGCGGACCCGACCTGCCACTGGGCGACGTCGACCGGCCGTACGCCAGGTCGAAACGTGAATCAGAGGAACAGGTTCGGGCGTTGCAGTCGACGGGGGCGCCCGTGGTGTCGGTGTATCCCGGTGGCGTGTTGGGGCCGCACGACCCGTATCTGGGGACTCAGGTCGAGCTGTTCACCTGGATCGTGAAGGGCTGGCTTCCCGTGTGGCCGACGGGTGGGGCCCACTACGTCGACGTCCGTGACGCCGCCGACGTCGTCGCCGCGTGCATGGTGCTGGGTAAAGGCCCGCGCCGCTATGTGGTGCCCGGTCATCATCTCACCGGAGACCTGATGCACGGCACGTTGCACAAGATCACCGGGCGGTGGCTGCCGTTCGTGACCACGCCGTCCTTCGTGGCCAAGCCCTTCAGCCGCTTCGTTGAGCTGCTCAACAAGGCGTTGCCCGGCAGCGTCCATCTCCCCGCGGACGTCGAGACCGTCGAACTCGCCGAGCGGGACACCCGCTTCGACACGTCGCCGACCACCGCGGACCTCGGCATCGTCGCCCGGCCGTTCGAGGAAACCGCCCGCGACACCCTGCTGTGGCTCATCGAAATCGGCGCCCTGGCAAGCAGATACGCCGGAAACCTGCGCTGA
- a CDS encoding succinic semialdehyde dehydrogenase: protein MTTFAPPPLAGARSALLKDLAGRVQAIDPGTRLDVLNSMTGQVLADVPRCTPADVAAAAARARAVQPAWAATPVEDRAAMLLRFHDLVLDRQDEVLDLIQLENGKARRHAFEEIIDVAMVSRYYANTAADYLKPKRRQGAQLALTEVWELHHPKGLVGVISPWNYPLTLGISDSLPAIIAGNAVLTKPDQQTPFATLWAVRLLEEAGMPKGLVQVVTGSGAELGTSIIEQSDFLMFTGSTAVGRTVAAQAGEQLIDCSMELGGKNALLILDDANVDKAVNGAIRACFSNTGQLCISIERIYVPAALWDSFTTRFAAATKKMKLSGALDYSADMGSLISEKQLTTMTCHVNDAVDKGAIVLAGGRARPDLGPYFYEPTILTGVHDGMVVYADETFGPLVSLYRVESEVEAIDKANDSPYGLNFSVWTSNPKRGRAVAAKLQAGTVNVNDAYAAAWASVDAPMGGMKASGMGRRHGEHGILKYTESQTIAVERLLPVGAPTWLSAGTYARVMTRGIRLLRRIPGVK, encoded by the coding sequence ATGACCACATTCGCACCCCCACCTCTGGCCGGTGCCCGCAGCGCGCTGCTGAAGGACCTGGCCGGCCGGGTGCAGGCCATCGACCCCGGCACGCGCCTCGACGTTCTCAACTCGATGACCGGCCAGGTGCTCGCCGACGTACCGCGCTGCACGCCGGCCGATGTGGCGGCCGCTGCCGCCCGGGCCCGCGCGGTCCAACCGGCCTGGGCCGCAACGCCCGTCGAGGACCGCGCGGCCATGCTGCTGCGTTTCCACGATCTGGTGCTCGACCGCCAGGACGAGGTGCTCGACCTCATTCAGCTCGAGAACGGCAAGGCACGGCGGCACGCCTTCGAGGAGATCATCGACGTCGCCATGGTCTCCCGCTATTACGCCAACACCGCCGCCGATTACCTCAAGCCCAAACGCCGCCAGGGTGCGCAGCTGGCTCTCACCGAGGTGTGGGAACTGCATCATCCGAAGGGTCTCGTCGGCGTCATCTCGCCGTGGAACTACCCACTGACGCTGGGCATCAGCGACTCCCTTCCGGCGATCATCGCCGGGAACGCGGTGTTGACCAAGCCGGACCAGCAGACGCCGTTCGCCACCCTGTGGGCGGTGCGGCTGCTCGAAGAGGCCGGTATGCCAAAGGGTTTGGTGCAGGTGGTGACGGGTTCGGGTGCCGAGCTGGGCACGTCGATCATCGAACAGTCCGACTTCCTGATGTTCACCGGATCGACGGCAGTCGGGCGCACGGTCGCCGCGCAGGCGGGTGAGCAGCTGATCGACTGTTCGATGGAGCTCGGCGGTAAGAACGCGCTGCTGATCCTCGACGACGCCAACGTGGACAAGGCCGTAAACGGCGCGATCCGTGCGTGTTTCTCCAACACCGGTCAGTTGTGCATCTCGATCGAACGCATCTATGTGCCCGCAGCACTGTGGGACAGCTTCACCACCCGGTTCGCGGCCGCCACCAAGAAGATGAAACTCTCCGGCGCGCTGGACTATTCAGCCGACATGGGATCGCTGATCTCCGAAAAGCAACTCACGACCATGACCTGCCATGTCAACGACGCGGTGGACAAGGGCGCGATCGTCCTCGCCGGTGGCCGCGCCCGTCCCGACCTCGGACCGTACTTCTACGAGCCGACCATCCTGACCGGCGTGCACGACGGCATGGTGGTGTACGCCGACGAGACGTTCGGCCCACTGGTCTCGCTCTATCGGGTGGAGAGCGAGGTCGAGGCCATCGACAAGGCCAACGACAGCCCGTATGGCCTGAACTTCAGTGTCTGGACGTCGAATCCGAAACGCGGGCGCGCGGTGGCCGCCAAACTTCAGGCAGGCACCGTCAACGTCAACGACGCCTACGCCGCCGCCTGGGCATCGGTCGACGCACCGATGGGCGGCATGAAGGCGTCCGGCATGGGCCGCCGCCACGGCGAACACGGCATCCTCAAATACACCGAGTCGCAGACGATTGCCGTCGAGCGGCTGTTGCCCGTCGGTGCGCCGACCTGGCTCAGCGCGGGTACCTACGCCCGTGTCATGACACGCGGCATCCGCCTGCTGCGCCGGATCCCGGGCGTCAAATGA
- a CDS encoding nitroreductase family deazaflavin-dependent oxidoreductase has protein sequence MNSNTVSDVSAKLMNHAHRLILTLSGNRLLAKPFGMALVELHTTGRKSGLPRSCYLTSPVHDSARVVLVASKGGDDRNPDWYRNLQATPDCEVVIDGQRRQMRARTATAEEKAELWPKIVAAYRGYADYQRRTTRDIPVVICEPR, from the coding sequence ATGAACAGCAACACCGTGAGTGACGTCAGCGCCAAGCTCATGAACCACGCGCACCGGCTGATCCTGACCCTCAGCGGGAACCGGCTGTTGGCCAAGCCCTTTGGCATGGCGCTGGTGGAGCTGCACACGACGGGCCGCAAATCTGGGCTGCCGCGGTCCTGCTATCTGACATCACCCGTACACGATTCTGCCCGGGTGGTGCTCGTCGCTTCCAAGGGCGGCGACGACCGCAACCCGGACTGGTACCGCAACCTCCAGGCCACGCCGGACTGCGAAGTGGTGATCGACGGACAGCGCCGGCAGATGCGCGCCCGCACCGCAACGGCCGAAGAGAAGGCCGAGCTGTGGCCGAAGATCGTAGCCGCCTACCGCGGCTACGCCGACTACCAACGACGGACCACCCGCGACATACCCGTGGTGATCTGCGAGCCGAGATGA
- a CDS encoding saccharopine dehydrogenase family protein, translating into MTNQIIVFGATGYTGGLVTEALVRRGLRPVLAGRGAEKLAALARQFGGLDYRIADVTDPASVRALVGKGDVLVTTVGPFEQFGHPVAQAAADAGAHYLDSTGEVGFVREVWQRHDARARAAGAIIAPAFGYDYVPGILAGALAARAADTPVHAIDVGYFAIGSLRNGLSQGTRKTMAEGLILPAPVWRDGRLIDETTAHRVRGFTVRGKRKSAFLVSGTEVLFLPSEVPGLQSVTVYNGWFPPLSRGIQLVSAAANATAKLPRGRDLVNAISARTVGPGGGPDAAERARTLSHVVAVARDERGTPVAEVHVEGPSPYSLTGELMAWAAERLASGTGRTPGVVGPVEAFGLDDLVASAKECGMVEV; encoded by the coding sequence ATGACCAACCAGATCATCGTTTTCGGCGCGACCGGGTACACCGGCGGCCTGGTGACCGAAGCGCTGGTTCGGCGCGGCCTGCGGCCCGTACTGGCCGGACGTGGTGCCGAGAAGTTGGCCGCGCTGGCACGGCAGTTCGGTGGCCTCGACTACCGCATCGCCGACGTCACCGACCCTGCCAGCGTTCGCGCCCTCGTCGGCAAGGGCGACGTTCTCGTCACGACGGTCGGCCCGTTCGAGCAGTTCGGCCATCCCGTCGCGCAGGCGGCAGCCGACGCCGGCGCCCACTACCTGGACTCCACGGGCGAGGTCGGCTTCGTCCGTGAAGTCTGGCAACGGCACGACGCTCGGGCCCGTGCGGCCGGCGCCATCATCGCGCCCGCATTCGGATATGACTATGTGCCCGGCATCCTCGCCGGCGCACTCGCCGCGAGGGCGGCCGACACACCGGTTCACGCCATCGACGTGGGCTACTTCGCGATCGGATCGCTGCGGAATGGCTTGAGCCAGGGCACCCGAAAGACCATGGCGGAGGGGCTGATTCTGCCTGCTCCGGTATGGCGCGACGGACGGCTGATCGACGAGACCACCGCACACCGGGTGCGCGGGTTCACTGTGCGCGGGAAGCGAAAGAGTGCATTCCTTGTGTCGGGCACCGAGGTGCTGTTCCTGCCGTCGGAGGTACCCGGGCTGCAGTCGGTGACGGTCTACAACGGCTGGTTCCCGCCGCTGAGCCGCGGCATCCAACTCGTCTCGGCCGCCGCGAATGCCACGGCCAAGCTGCCTCGTGGCCGCGACCTGGTCAACGCGATCTCGGCGCGCACCGTCGGCCCGGGCGGCGGTCCCGATGCCGCCGAGCGGGCTCGCACGCTCAGCCATGTCGTGGCGGTGGCGCGCGATGAGCGCGGTACGCCCGTCGCCGAGGTCCACGTCGAGGGCCCCAGCCCGTATTCACTGACCGGTGAGCTGATGGCCTGGGCCGCAGAACGACTGGCGTCGGGCACGGGCCGCACGCCCGGTGTCGTCGGCCCCGTCGAGGCGTTCGGGCTCGACGACCTCGTTGCCAGCGCCAAGGAATGCGGCATGGTGGAGGTATGA
- a CDS encoding PPOX class F420-dependent oxidoreductase: MSTDWDTVGRANYVSFTSFRKDGTPVSSPVWIAPADGKLYFFSEVGAYKVKRIRRNPSVTLQPCDVRGKLTPGSPVVDGTARILDFADSPKVRKILNRKYRLLGPLSEFGVWITRRQQNSFAIEISPRP; this comes from the coding sequence ATGAGTACTGATTGGGACACCGTCGGCCGGGCGAACTACGTGTCGTTCACCAGTTTCCGAAAGGACGGCACCCCGGTATCGTCGCCGGTCTGGATCGCCCCCGCCGACGGCAAGCTCTACTTCTTCTCCGAAGTCGGCGCGTACAAGGTCAAGCGGATCCGCCGCAATCCGTCGGTCACGTTGCAGCCCTGCGATGTTCGCGGGAAGCTCACGCCGGGTTCGCCGGTCGTCGACGGCACGGCGCGCATCCTTGACTTCGCCGACAGCCCCAAGGTGCGCAAGATCCTCAACCGCAAGTACCGGCTTCTGGGGCCGCTCAGCGAGTTCGGCGTCTGGATCACCCGCCGTCAGCAGAATTCGTTCGCCATCGAAATCTCGCCCCGCCCGTAG
- a CDS encoding type 1 glutamine amidotransferase domain-containing protein produces the protein MTKRILNVVTNVSHYEDPSEPTGLWLSELTHAYHVFAEAGYEQTIVSPQGGPSPLEPRSLKFPNFDKSAKAWKADDAKMALLADTAAPADIDSADFDAIYFTGGHAVMFDFPDSEGLQRISREIFERGGVVSSVCHGYAGLLNTTLSDGSLLVAGRKLTGFSWTEEVVARVDKLVPYNVEDEMKKRGALYEKGLIPFASYVVADGRLVTGQNPGSAKATAKKVVEVLGV, from the coding sequence ATGACCAAGCGCATCCTGAACGTTGTCACCAACGTCTCGCACTACGAGGACCCGTCCGAGCCGACCGGCTTGTGGCTGTCGGAGCTGACCCACGCTTATCACGTCTTCGCCGAGGCCGGCTACGAGCAGACGATTGTCAGCCCCCAGGGCGGGCCCTCGCCGCTGGAGCCACGGTCGCTGAAGTTCCCCAACTTCGACAAGAGCGCCAAGGCCTGGAAGGCCGACGACGCCAAGATGGCGCTGTTGGCCGATACCGCCGCGCCCGCGGACATCGACTCGGCGGACTTCGACGCCATCTACTTCACCGGCGGCCACGCGGTGATGTTCGACTTTCCCGACAGCGAAGGACTGCAACGCATCTCGCGGGAGATCTTCGAACGCGGAGGCGTCGTGTCCTCGGTCTGCCACGGCTACGCCGGGCTGCTCAACACGACGCTGTCGGACGGCTCGTTGTTGGTGGCGGGGCGCAAGCTGACCGGCTTCTCCTGGACGGAGGAAGTGGTGGCCCGCGTCGATAAGTTGGTGCCCTACAACGTCGAAGACGAGATGAAGAAGCGCGGCGCGCTGTACGAGAAGGGCCTCATTCCCTTCGCTTCGTATGTCGTTGCCGATGGTCGCCTGGTGACCGGTCAGAACCCGGGGTCGGCAAAAGCGACGGCAAAGAAGGTCGTCGAAGTCCTCGGGGTCTAG
- a CDS encoding AraC family transcriptional regulator, with product MSTHDVLRSPAGVALLVDLAAEHGMPTAASLQGTSLTRAALDDLDAEVHLRDEIQIITNMLDSLDVPGLGIEAGLRCHAASPGIWGLALMSSRTLGEAMQVGVSLAALSFCLSRLTVSPDMADGYGRLILDPSHLPSDLRRFAVERDSTGIQTLQRDLLMSSDAQLRVTYTAERPTDGIVQKYVDVFGIEPEFGAPQNCLVVSLEALNKPLPQANQYARSMAEKQAVDLLRQRSARAGVAGLLRDMMLSSPAPVLTLDEAARQLTVSARTLRRHLAQEGVSLRDLQEETREALAEELLASGMPVAEIAERLGYSQTSSFTQAFRRWNGVGPREYRERLRDR from the coding sequence GTGAGTACGCACGATGTTCTCCGCTCACCAGCGGGGGTGGCGTTACTCGTCGACCTCGCGGCCGAACACGGAATGCCCACCGCGGCGTCACTGCAGGGCACGTCGCTGACCCGGGCCGCCCTCGACGACCTCGACGCCGAAGTGCATCTGCGCGACGAGATTCAGATCATCACCAATATGCTTGACAGCCTTGATGTTCCCGGCCTGGGCATCGAAGCCGGGCTGCGCTGCCATGCCGCCTCGCCGGGTATCTGGGGACTGGCGCTCATGAGCTCCCGCACGTTGGGCGAGGCCATGCAGGTGGGCGTGTCACTGGCTGCGCTCAGTTTCTGTCTGTCCCGCCTGACGGTGTCGCCGGACATGGCAGACGGCTACGGCCGGCTGATTCTCGACCCTTCCCACCTGCCGTCCGACCTGCGCCGGTTCGCCGTCGAGCGCGACAGTACCGGCATCCAGACACTGCAACGTGACCTGCTCATGTCATCCGACGCCCAGTTGCGGGTCACGTACACCGCGGAACGGCCCACGGACGGGATCGTGCAGAAGTACGTCGACGTCTTCGGCATCGAACCCGAATTCGGCGCACCGCAGAATTGCCTCGTCGTCAGCCTCGAGGCGTTGAACAAACCGCTTCCCCAGGCCAACCAGTACGCCCGCTCGATGGCCGAGAAGCAAGCCGTCGACCTGCTGCGACAGCGGTCTGCACGCGCGGGTGTCGCCGGTCTCCTGCGCGACATGATGCTGTCGAGTCCGGCACCCGTGCTGACGCTCGACGAGGCCGCACGGCAACTGACGGTCAGCGCGCGCACGCTACGCCGACACCTCGCCCAGGAGGGAGTGTCGCTGCGCGACCTGCAGGAAGAAACTCGCGAGGCACTCGCTGAGGAATTGCTGGCGAGCGGCATGCCGGTCGCCGAAATAGCTGAGCGTCTTGGATACTCGCAGACCTCCAGTTTCACGCAGGCATTCCGCCGGTGGAATGGTGTCGGGCCGCGCGAATACCGTGAGCGATTGCGTGACCGATGA